In a genomic window of Papilio machaon chromosome 4, ilPapMach1.1, whole genome shotgun sequence:
- the LOC106718495 gene encoding DNA repair protein RAD51 homolog 4: protein MEKLTSLDHVLMPKSVQRTLTINNITTILEFLQQDAERLSTLTKLNLSQILDIRNDIFTKFSAPVVDGPSLFALYKNKQRFVTTGIDSLNNVLGIGIPIGFITEICGLAGCGKTQLCLQLAINCAKQTENAILYIDTKGDFSAVRLQRILNNLHFTHEEMARILRKIKVVHIWTMEEILDLFKKLKDKSLTIHNLVLIIIDSLPCLLMQHFGDDNKIGLNYLNVLVNHCRFVCKNFGVGIVCVNIQTRWVQQDIADYEEEDDHVRETYVEKQTRGSGKYWQHIPAVVLQMEKIMNPDDVETYINNFPVKITLIRTNKMNLGQQCILNVGGAGVG from the exons ATGGAAAAATTAACTAGCCTCGACCATGTCTTAATGCCAAAGAGTGTTCAAAGAACTCTaacaattaataacattacaacaaTCCTAGAATTCCTTCAACAAGATGCGGAAAGACTATCTACCttaacaaagttaaatttatcCCAAATTTTAGACATCAGGAACgatatttttaccaaattttctGCTCCAGTGGTAGATGGTCCTTCATTATTTGccttgtacaaaaataaacaaaggttCGTTACTACAGGAATAGACAG tttgaaCAATGTCTTAGGTATCGGAATACCAATTGGTTTTATAACTGAAATATGTGGTCTAGCTGGCTGTGGGAAGACACAGTTATGTCTTCAATTAGCAATCAATTGCGCCAAACAGACAGAAAACGCTATTCTTTATATAGATACCAAAGGTGATTTTAGTGCTGTTAGACtacaaagaattttaaataatctgcATTTTACTCATgag gaaatggcaagaattttaagaaaaataaaagtagtCCACATATGGACAATGGAAGAAATTTtagatttgtttaaaaagcttaaagataaaagtttaacaatacataatctggtattaataataattgattcaTTGCCATGTCTACTAATGCAACATTTTGGTGATGATAACAAAATAg gtttgaattatttaaatgtattggTCAATCACTGCCGCTTTGTTTGCAAGAATTTTGGTGTTGGAATTGTATGTGTTAATATACAAACAAGATGGGTTCAACAAGATATAGCTGACTATGAAG AGGAAGATGACCATGTAAGGGAGACATATgtagaaaaacaaacaagagGTTCAGGAAAATACTGGCAACACATACCTGCAGTGGTGCTAcaaatggaaaaaataatgaatccAGATGATGTTGAAacttatataaacaattttccaGTGAAAATAACTTTGATTAGGACCAATAAAATGAACTTAGGACAGCAATGTATACTAAATGTGGGAGGTGCTGGTGTAGGATAA